A DNA window from Tenuifilaceae bacterium CYCD contains the following coding sequences:
- the porR gene encoding cell surface polysaccharide biosynthesis protein: protein MENNNIQMCDLKGQYLKIKPEIDSAIQQVIDSTAFIKGKDVGLFQDNLAKYLGVKHVIGCANGTDALQIALMALGLKPGDEVITPDFTFIATVEVVALLGMVPVLVDVDTLSFTIDTKKLEEAITPKTKAIIPVHLFGQCANMDEIMKIAKKHGIYVVEDTAQALGADYYLNDGSKAKAGTVGDIGTTSFFPSKNLGCYGDGGALFTNNDDLANEIRSITNHGMKVRYHHDRIGVNSRLDTIQAAILNVKLKYLEQYNSARIKAADYYDSKLKSCSRLVVPNRVKWSNHIFHQYTLKVIDTNRDELIKHLASFGIPSMVYYPVPLHKQKAFEPYKSVNGNFDYPVSDFLANTVISLPMHTEMDEATLNFICDKVLSFFK, encoded by the coding sequence ATGGAAAACAATAATATTCAGATGTGTGACCTTAAAGGTCAATATCTCAAGATAAAACCTGAGATCGATTCTGCTATTCAACAGGTTATTGATTCAACAGCCTTTATAAAAGGAAAAGATGTTGGCTTATTCCAAGATAACCTAGCAAAGTACCTAGGTGTAAAGCATGTTATTGGTTGTGCAAATGGCACCGATGCTCTGCAAATTGCGCTGATGGCTTTAGGGTTAAAACCTGGAGATGAGGTTATTACTCCGGATTTTACATTTATTGCAACCGTTGAGGTTGTTGCCCTTCTGGGAATGGTTCCTGTTTTAGTTGATGTTGATACATTAAGTTTTACAATTGACACAAAAAAATTGGAAGAGGCCATCACGCCTAAAACAAAAGCCATAATACCCGTTCATCTTTTTGGACAGTGCGCTAACATGGATGAGATAATGAAAATTGCCAAAAAGCATGGTATATATGTAGTTGAGGATACTGCGCAAGCTTTAGGTGCTGATTATTATTTGAATGATGGATCAAAGGCAAAGGCGGGAACTGTTGGTGATATTGGAACAACATCGTTTTTCCCTTCAAAGAATTTAGGTTGCTATGGCGATGGCGGTGCATTATTTACCAATAATGACGATTTGGCTAATGAGATTCGCTCCATTACAAATCATGGAATGAAGGTACGCTACCATCACGATAGAATCGGCGTAAATTCGCGATTGGATACCATTCAGGCTGCAATTCTGAATGTGAAACTCAAGTATCTTGAGCAGTATAATTCAGCAAGAATCAAGGCGGCAGATTACTACGATTCAAAATTGAAATCGTGCTCACGCTTGGTAGTTCCCAATCGCGTAAAATGGAGCAATCATATTTTCCATCAGTATACACTTAAAGTTATAGATACGAATAGAGATGAATTGATTAAGCATCTCGCATCGTTTGGAATTCCTTCAATGGTTTACTACCCAGTTCCGTTACATAAACAGAAAGCGTTTGAACCCTATAAATCGGTTAATGGAAATTTCGACTATCCAGTTTCGGATTTTCTTGCCAATACGGTTATTTCATTACCAATGCATACCGAGATGGATGAGGCAACTCTTAATTTTATTTGCGATAAGGTGCTTTCGTTTTTCAAATAG
- a CDS encoding oxidoreductase yields MKNFALIGAAGFIAPRHLKAIKETNNNLLAALDKHDCVGIMDSFFPQADFFVEYERFDRHIDKLKRQGIKADYVSICTPNYLHDSHIRFALRQGADAICEKPIVLNPWNIDALQEIEKETGRKVNTILQLRLHPAIINLKKKIEEGPKDKIYDIDLTYITSRGRWYFISWKGDMQKSGGVATNIGVHFFDMLTWIFGDVKDSKVHISNPDKAAGYLELEKARVRWFLSVDYNDIPQNIKEKGQRTFRSISIENEELEFSEGFTDLHTHSYRGILDGNGFGLADAKQSIQTVYNIRNSNQLGLIGDYHPFCKNII; encoded by the coding sequence ATGAAGAATTTTGCATTAATTGGTGCTGCCGGGTTTATTGCGCCTCGTCATTTAAAGGCTATTAAAGAAACAAACAATAATTTACTAGCTGCCCTCGATAAGCATGATTGCGTAGGGATAATGGATAGTTTTTTTCCACAGGCCGATTTCTTCGTTGAGTACGAGCGTTTCGATAGGCATATTGATAAACTTAAACGTCAAGGCATTAAGGCTGATTATGTAAGTATTTGTACTCCCAACTACTTGCACGATTCTCATATCCGTTTTGCATTGCGTCAGGGTGCTGATGCTATTTGTGAGAAGCCAATCGTGTTGAATCCTTGGAATATTGATGCATTACAGGAAATTGAGAAGGAAACAGGACGAAAAGTGAATACAATACTTCAGCTACGCTTGCATCCTGCAATTATAAATCTTAAGAAGAAAATTGAAGAAGGCCCAAAGGATAAAATTTACGATATAGACTTAACCTATATCACTAGTAGAGGACGTTGGTATTTCATTTCGTGGAAAGGTGATATGCAGAAATCTGGGGGCGTTGCTACCAACATTGGTGTTCACTTCTTCGATATGTTAACGTGGATATTTGGAGATGTTAAAGATAGCAAGGTACATATATCGAATCCAGATAAAGCTGCAGGTTATTTAGAACTAGAAAAAGCAAGAGTGCGCTGGTTTTTGAGCGTTGATTATAATGATATCCCTCAAAATATAAAGGAAAAGGGACAACGAACCTTCAGATCGATTTCTATTGAAAACGAAGAGTTGGAGTTTAGCGAAGGATTTACCGATTTGCATACGCATAGTTATCGAGGAATTCTTGATGGGAATGGTTTCGGTTTAGCGGATGCAAAACAATCGATACAAACTGTTTATAATATTAGAAATTCAAATCAACTAGGATTGATTGGCGATTATCATCCATTCTGTAAAAATATTATTTAA
- the wbtE gene encoding UDP-N-acetyl-D-galactosamine dehydrogenase codes for MYNELLAKKEKLAVIGLGYVGLPIALEFARKISVIGFDIKPERVDLMKKGIDPSRELDSGAFKGCDIEYTSNIEDLRKAKFYVVAVPTPIDDHNLPDLKPLLAATRTVGQVLKKGDYVVYESTVYPGCTEEDCVPLLEELSGLKYITDFKVGFSPERINPGDKEHTLTTIKKITSGCDPESSEEIAKTYELIIKAGIHRASNIKVAEAAKIIENTQRDINIAFMNELSIMFNRMGINTFEVLEAAGTKWNFLKFFPGLVGGHCIGVDPYYLVYKAKELGYHPQIISAGRFINDSMGGYVAKQTVKKIISADKNPKDARVLIMGVTFKENVSDIRNSKVVDIYNELKSFGVSKIDVVDAFADAHEVKEEYGFGMAKEQSGKYDAIIVAVSHNQYLNKPESWFKQYAAERCVFVDVKGVYRNRINELTYWSL; via the coding sequence ATGTATAATGAACTGTTAGCAAAAAAAGAAAAATTAGCCGTTATAGGATTAGGTTATGTTGGGCTTCCCATCGCATTGGAATTTGCTCGTAAAATTTCTGTGATCGGTTTTGATATAAAACCAGAGAGGGTAGATCTTATGAAAAAGGGTATCGATCCAAGCCGAGAACTAGATTCTGGTGCATTTAAGGGGTGTGATATTGAGTACACCTCAAATATTGAAGATTTAAGAAAGGCTAAATTTTATGTTGTAGCAGTTCCTACACCTATAGATGATCATAATTTGCCGGACTTAAAGCCATTGCTAGCCGCAACACGCACAGTTGGTCAAGTTTTGAAAAAGGGTGATTATGTGGTTTATGAATCAACCGTATATCCAGGATGTACAGAGGAAGATTGCGTACCATTGCTGGAAGAACTTTCAGGTCTAAAATATATAACCGATTTCAAAGTAGGATTTTCTCCGGAGCGTATTAACCCTGGAGATAAAGAGCATACGTTAACAACGATTAAGAAAATTACATCGGGTTGTGACCCTGAATCATCCGAAGAGATTGCTAAAACTTATGAGTTAATCATTAAGGCTGGTATTCATCGTGCTAGTAACATAAAAGTTGCTGAAGCTGCAAAAATTATTGAGAATACTCAGCGTGATATCAATATTGCGTTTATGAATGAACTCTCAATAATGTTTAACCGCATGGGAATAAATACCTTTGAGGTTCTTGAGGCTGCTGGTACAAAGTGGAACTTCCTTAAGTTTTTTCCTGGACTTGTTGGCGGACATTGTATTGGAGTTGACCCATACTATCTTGTTTATAAGGCAAAGGAACTTGGCTATCATCCACAAATAATTAGTGCCGGACGTTTTATAAACGATTCAATGGGGGGGTATGTGGCTAAACAAACTGTAAAGAAGATAATCTCTGCTGATAAAAATCCCAAAGATGCTAGGGTTTTGATTATGGGAGTCACCTTTAAGGAAAATGTGAGCGATATTCGTAATTCAAAGGTTGTTGATATTTACAATGAGCTTAAGTCTTTCGGTGTAAGTAAAATTGATGTTGTGGATGCTTTTGCAGATGCCCATGAAGTTAAGGAGGAATATGGTTTTGGTATGGCAAAAGAACAATCAGGAAAATACGATGCCATTATTGTTGCAGTAAGTCATAATCAATATTTAAATAAGCCAGAATCCTGGTTTAAGCAGTATGCCGCAGAGCGTTGCGTATTTGTAGATGTTAAGGGAGTTTATCGCAACAGAATAAATGAACTTACATACTGGAGTTTGTAA
- a CDS encoding peptidase M23, translating to MINFFRNTAIVALILALSGSLLNGQSVKLFSPLGLSPAISGSFGEIRTDHFHSGVDFRTNGKTDYKVYASEDGFISRIKVSSVGFGKTIYIEHPNGLTTVYAHLGRFSDKIARIVEKEQYQKNSFEVELFPSRDEIEIKKGEVIAFSGNSGSSGGPHLHYEIRHTSSQIPISPLNYFDNWTNADNSAPTINKIYLYQIDSIGYMTDSLSRQSLNFNKNRSFCSITDTISAFGLIGLGIESYDYVNEQSNRCGFERVSLFINEQNIYSLNIDSFAFAETKYANSIIDYYTKITRNEEIVKLWVDDNNKFSGLKYNKSKGFISIEDGKIYNFVIEIEDFAGNKTIAKGTIKGRSYKENKSISTRLKNAEILDYTKEHKISTEKYEIFIPKNALYHDITFSHSIDSLSSNHYCIYKINTPKVPIHKKYTLVVKRPNVSKNLLAKTYIGYINGKGIEFCESKITDEGIEATCSKFGNYTVVVDTLYPRIIPLNLSEKSKLSPENIIKFKLSDDSGISTYNGYVDGNWVLFEWDPKSNLLTHTIDKQRIAQGTWHKLMLEVTDKLNNKAKYSCEFFW from the coding sequence ATGATTAACTTTTTTCGCAATACGGCTATAGTAGCATTGATTTTAGCTCTTTCTGGTAGTCTTTTGAATGGTCAATCGGTAAAACTATTCTCCCCATTAGGGCTTTCGCCGGCTATATCAGGTTCGTTTGGAGAAATCCGAACAGATCATTTCCACTCTGGAGTAGACTTTCGGACTAACGGAAAAACTGACTATAAAGTTTATGCGTCGGAAGATGGATTTATATCACGAATTAAAGTAAGTTCAGTTGGATTTGGCAAAACCATATACATTGAACATCCAAATGGACTTACTACTGTTTATGCCCATCTCGGTAGATTCTCAGATAAAATTGCAAGAATTGTTGAAAAAGAGCAATACCAAAAAAATTCATTTGAAGTGGAGCTGTTCCCCAGTAGAGATGAGATTGAAATTAAGAAAGGTGAAGTTATCGCTTTTTCAGGAAATTCAGGAAGTTCGGGAGGCCCACACCTTCACTATGAAATCAGACACACATCTTCGCAAATTCCAATATCTCCATTGAATTACTTTGACAACTGGACGAATGCAGATAATTCGGCACCAACAATAAACAAAATATATCTATACCAAATAGATAGCATTGGATACATGACAGATAGCCTTAGCAGGCAAAGTCTAAATTTCAACAAGAATAGAAGTTTCTGCAGCATTACTGACACCATTTCGGCATTCGGACTAATTGGGCTTGGCATTGAATCGTATGATTATGTTAACGAGCAAAGCAATAGATGTGGTTTTGAAAGAGTATCCCTTTTTATTAACGAACAAAATATTTACAGCCTGAATATAGATTCCTTTGCGTTTGCTGAAACCAAATACGCCAATAGCATAATTGATTATTACACAAAAATCACTAGAAATGAAGAAATTGTAAAACTATGGGTTGATGATAATAATAAGTTTAGCGGTCTGAAATACAACAAATCAAAAGGATTCATCAGTATTGAAGATGGAAAAATCTATAACTTCGTAATCGAAATCGAGGATTTTGCAGGGAACAAAACCATTGCAAAAGGAACTATTAAAGGAAGATCATATAAAGAAAACAAATCGATTAGCACAAGACTCAAAAATGCAGAAATATTAGATTACACCAAAGAGCATAAGATTTCAACAGAAAAATATGAGATTTTTATTCCCAAAAATGCACTATATCATGATATAACATTTAGTCACAGCATAGATTCGTTATCCTCCAACCACTATTGCATCTACAAAATCAACACACCTAAAGTCCCCATACACAAAAAGTACACACTGGTAGTTAAACGCCCTAATGTTTCAAAAAATCTCCTTGCCAAAACCTATATTGGTTATATAAATGGTAAGGGAATAGAGTTTTGCGAAAGCAAAATTACTGATGAAGGCATCGAAGCAACTTGCAGCAAGTTTGGCAACTATACAGTTGTAGTAGATACGCTTTATCCGAGAATAATTCCCTTGAATTTATCGGAAAAATCAAAATTATCGCCCGAGAACATAATAAAATTTAAACTTTCCGATGATTCTGGTATAAGTACCTATAACGGTTATGTAGATGGGAATTGGGTTCTATTTGAATGGGATCCAAAATCGAACCTGCTAACCCATACAATTGATAAACAGCGAATAGCCCAAGGAACATGGCACAAACTAATGCTCGAGGTTACTGATAAACTAAACAATAAAGCAAAATATTCCTGCGAATTTTTTTGGTAA
- the rny gene encoding ribonuclease Y, with protein sequence MGFTIIIAASTFILGGFLSYLLWSKLLESKKTKIIQEAETEAEVIRKEKILQAKEKFLQLKTEHEKVITEKNSRIAQAENKIKQREVVITQKIEELQRKHKEVDVIRENLNAQMELIDKRSEELDKMHKTQVEKLESISGLSAEDAKTQLIESLKAEAKTSAMSYINEIVDEAKMTAAKESKRIVVQTIQRVATEAAIENSVTVFNIDSDEIKGRIIGREGRNIRALEAATGVEIIVDDTPEAIILSAFDPVRREIARLALHQLVTDGRIHPARIEEVVQKVQKQVEDEIVEVGKRTTIDLGIHGLHPELIRLVGKMKYRSSYGQNLLQHSREVANLCAIMASELGLNPKVAKRAGLLHDIGKVPDDEPELPHAVLGMKLAEKYKEKPEICNAIGSHHDEVEMTTLFAPIVQVCDAISGARPGARREVVESYIKRLKEMEDMALSYPGVLKTFAIQAGRELRVIVGSEKISDEEANKLSFEIAKKIQDEMTYPGQVKITVIRETRAISYAK encoded by the coding sequence ATGGGATTCACAATTATAATAGCAGCCTCAACCTTTATACTGGGTGGGTTTTTATCGTATTTGCTTTGGAGCAAGCTGCTTGAGAGCAAAAAAACTAAGATTATTCAGGAGGCAGAAACCGAAGCTGAGGTAATCAGAAAAGAAAAGATTTTACAGGCAAAAGAAAAGTTTTTGCAATTAAAAACCGAACACGAAAAGGTTATCACAGAGAAAAATTCGAGAATAGCCCAAGCCGAAAATAAGATTAAGCAGCGTGAGGTTGTAATTACTCAGAAAATTGAAGAATTACAACGTAAACATAAGGAAGTTGATGTTATCCGCGAAAATCTAAATGCTCAGATGGAGTTAATAGATAAACGGTCTGAGGAGTTAGATAAGATGCATAAGACACAGGTTGAAAAGTTAGAATCTATATCTGGACTTTCGGCAGAGGATGCCAAGACACAACTTATTGAATCACTCAAGGCTGAAGCTAAAACTTCGGCAATGTCTTATATCAACGAAATTGTTGATGAGGCTAAAATGACTGCTGCTAAGGAGTCAAAAAGAATTGTTGTTCAGACTATTCAAAGAGTAGCCACAGAAGCTGCTATTGAAAATTCGGTTACCGTATTTAATATTGATTCCGATGAGATTAAGGGACGAATAATTGGACGTGAGGGTAGAAACATTCGTGCTTTGGAAGCTGCAACTGGTGTTGAAATTATTGTTGACGATACTCCTGAAGCGATTATTCTTTCTGCATTCGATCCAGTACGTCGTGAAATTGCCCGTTTGGCTTTGCATCAACTTGTTACCGATGGTAGAATTCACCCTGCTCGTATCGAGGAAGTAGTTCAAAAAGTACAAAAGCAAGTTGAAGACGAAATTGTAGAGGTTGGTAAACGTACAACAATAGATTTGGGTATTCATGGTTTGCATCCTGAACTAATTCGTTTGGTGGGTAAAATGAAGTACCGCTCCTCTTACGGACAAAATCTACTGCAGCACTCCCGTGAGGTGGCAAATCTTTGCGCTATCATGGCATCGGAGTTGGGCTTGAATCCTAAAGTGGCGAAACGTGCAGGGTTGTTACACGATATAGGTAAGGTTCCCGATGATGAGCCAGAATTGCCACACGCAGTTTTGGGGATGAAATTGGCCGAAAAGTATAAAGAGAAGCCTGAGATTTGCAATGCCATTGGTTCTCACCACGACGAGGTAGAGATGACAACCCTATTTGCTCCAATTGTTCAGGTTTGCGATGCCATCTCGGGTGCACGTCCAGGAGCACGTCGCGAAGTTGTAGAGTCCTATATAAAACGCTTAAAGGAAATGGAGGATATGGCGTTGTCTTATCCTGGAGTCCTTAAAACATTTGCAATTCAAGCCGGTAGAGAATTGCGCGTAATTGTTGGAAGTGAAAAAATTTCTGATGAGGAGGCAAATAAACTTTCATTTGAGATAGCCAAAAAGATTCAGGATGAAATGACGTACCCGGGACAGGTCAAGATTACGGTCATACGGGAAACTCGAGCCATAAGTTATGCTAAGTAA
- a CDS encoding N-acetyltransferase: MNNNFFAHETAVIDDGSIIGKGTKVWHFSHIMTGCAIGENCNIGQNVVVSPGVTLGKNVKVQNNVSIYTGVICEDDVFLGPSMVFTNVINPRSAVNRKSEYMKTLVKRSATIGANATIVCGVTLGEFSFVGAGTVVTKDVKPYALVVGNPSRQIGWMSEYGHRLEFDEKNIAVCPESGQKYKLEGDNVFRFE, translated from the coding sequence ATGAATAACAATTTCTTTGCTCACGAAACTGCGGTGATAGATGATGGTTCTATTATTGGTAAAGGAACTAAAGTTTGGCATTTCAGCCATATTATGACAGGATGCGCTATTGGCGAGAACTGTAATATTGGCCAAAATGTTGTGGTTTCGCCTGGCGTGACTTTAGGAAAAAATGTCAAGGTACAAAACAATGTATCTATATATACCGGCGTTATTTGTGAGGATGATGTTTTTCTTGGTCCTTCAATGGTATTTACCAATGTAATTAATCCTCGGAGTGCGGTTAATCGAAAAAGCGAGTACATGAAAACACTCGTTAAGAGATCTGCTACAATTGGTGCAAATGCTACGATTGTATGTGGCGTGACTTTGGGCGAATTTAGTTTTGTTGGTGCAGGAACTGTAGTTACTAAAGATGTAAAGCCATATGCTTTAGTTGTTGGAAATCCAAGTCGACAAATTGGCTGGATGAGCGAGTATGGCCATCGGTTAGAATTTGATGAGAAAAATATAGCTGTTTGCCCTGAAAGTGGACAAAAATATAAACTAGAAGGCGATAATGTTTTTAGATTTGAATAG